The Streptomyces sp. NBC_01244 genome contains a region encoding:
- a CDS encoding polymorphic toxin-type HINT domain-containing protein, with product MVAVLAVFISGLGLPAVEAVAKPPKVWVPPNTALPQTKPVKGSNAKPVNAKAPAGKAWKPDAKAKAPSGSATVPLNAAGTSATAGGGKSVQAGSLPVWVAPAKGPNRSAKLSELATSGSGSGEGSLRVEVKDEAKTRAAGVGGVLVALTDAAGSAASGKVQVGFDVSALAKTTGANWGDRARVVRLPDCALTTPGAKGCTARTPVASHKDASGRLVAEIDAPKTKATAFKSAPSDAPQMLASQAVALAVEAGPSGASGDFTATPIAPSMSWQAGANAANFTYGYTVEVPSSIAGAGPDVGLGYDSSSIDGRTASTNAQASGFGEGWDWSPGSISRTYKGCKDAGIAESGDECWAGDILSLNLAGHAGQIVRDDTSCVYHLQGEDGTKIERLTGQRNAAWKGEGFKVTTTDGTQYYFGSNRLPGGDGTDPEAKSVSTVPVYFNSGQDKCLGAETPANGTWQQLGWQWNLDYVVDPHQNLVSYRYEQEDNFYGRGGGQNGGTGTNTKYQRGSYPTWIGYGQRLPEQITAKGLAKPAVQINIKNAERCVVIGTVTCTDTAQRVKANAASWPDTPIDQECPATGQCLNLSPTYFTTKKFTQIASQVWTGTAWRTVDWYDLKQSFQDPGDGTSPTLWLDSIQRNASNSKTAIKLPAVLFQATQFPNRVDGVVRRPDGTDASAPSYRRPRIQTITTETGGQINVAYKAPECSRLAGTMPSSEDGNTMACMPVKWYLPGQSFADPVNDWFNKVVVQSVTQQDKVGGQVSTVTDYEYGGGIAWHRNDSEFADPKTRTWDQFRGFSTVTTRTGSGNASEAPRTKNVSTYLRGMDGDVLANGTKRTVNVLDAQGGTIKDEEVLSGFVRQTQTYDRDGVDGTVIGDEVTTPWLGPVTATRAQSAGMPPITARAVNTAKVTTRAKLASGSWRTSERSSTYDTTLVTRPLQVDDNSDISRTDQRLCTTFEYPTGPGGAVTELASRTLVISGVCGQTPTAANTVGDTRSYFDGLPYGQVGATADGTGTEVLEKYDGTGKPVYRLNSTSTYDTYGRVTSNTNKVRTDTAHPGGAVTTTEYAPATGVLPDKVTHTNPLGWKSTTTLDIGRSQPLKTTDENNHVAEREYDALGRVVSIWQPGQERANSALPVRKFSYTMNGTNAPSAVLSQALMNDNSYTSSYSIYDGLGRVRQTQASAPSGVAGRMITDALFDSHGWQVKTSAAYYTDQGAPSAAVFLPNGGVQPDSKIPAQTVSVFDGLGRVAASVSQSFGVEQSRTKTEYPGVDETRTTPPAGGFATAKITNGTTSILRQYKANTPTGAYDDTTYVSNPQGQELSRKDSAGNEWTFTYDLLGRVVKTTDPDSGTSTTAYDDKKILVVSTDARLKSATTVADILGRPVATYEGTAVDPAKQIAAFTYDTKALGKPDTTTRYVGGKTGSAYVTEVTGYDGGYRSLGTKVTIPAAERELAGTYETTNTYDAYGQLKTTALPGISKAGLGVETLTYGTDVAGNLTSLGGKIGLARTPYLVDMRYDPYGRPIRTTVGDTGMQVVSTADYDAGTGRAVRSTLDKQTAATASVDVLDYTYNKAGVITSIGDTQDGTGRDLQCFTHDYLGRLTQAWTDTGTQTTAPAPSVRGIGGCTNSAGPAVDGTGKPSVGGTAPYWQQYEYDAMGNRKKLVRKDVTGNAAKDVTITQTFGPKNNAPSTDPQTGGGTGGPHALMSSTETGPSGTKVTSYTYDAAGNTASITSTPGTRSLTWNGQGKLDKVIGTGESAGTSYLYDTGGNQLIRRDAASTTLTLGADQITLDTASGKVSNVRTYGMPGGLTVTRTTSTTSGSALTYQSSDHHGTGGVQLKASDLSHVRRASDPFGNERGTQPAPGAWAGDKGFVGGTKEKSTGFTLLGAREYDPTTGRFISPDPVINASNPQQWNAYAYSENNPVNKSDASGLESCFGAGYCSGSNGSDLGSTYDPEWYDKHPGKTDDGPSDTELKTATKKVSDAKKKRDKLIDEVIDVVGDLIGYNDARDCFTKGDVMACINTALNFVPWGKLVKAVKVGIKAFKIYKEMNKAYDAIHEAERGASKAAEAYSTAKKAFKEARDAEAKAAKSASEKAAKESASDSAGTEAKAVADEADAAKADGGDAAQSDGGSAPDSSSGPSCKKRNSFPTGTRILMGDGSTKAIEDVSVGDTVMATDPQTGETRPKKVIGTITTPDDKEFTDLTLTDEAGPRGPPAKITSTSHHPYWSETRHQWIDAGDLKVGEQLRQPNGTTLTVNAGRSYRHAVTTHNFTVDDFHTYYVIVGKTPVLVHNSGIASLDDLRGGLFFSTVLQTVHGDIDIGAFVDIDGTTLKLENISIYGADGDLERGSVGPRDFLALRRKVISAAANQGFTTLKINWMRTSEGPENGHTGEWNIDLPKPDC from the coding sequence ATGGTCGCCGTGCTTGCGGTGTTCATCTCCGGCCTGGGCTTGCCCGCGGTCGAAGCGGTGGCGAAGCCGCCGAAGGTGTGGGTGCCGCCGAATACGGCGCTCCCGCAGACCAAGCCCGTCAAGGGTTCAAATGCCAAGCCTGTCAACGCCAAGGCTCCGGCCGGCAAGGCGTGGAAGCCGGACGCGAAGGCGAAGGCCCCGTCCGGTTCGGCGACCGTTCCGCTCAATGCGGCGGGGACGTCGGCGACCGCGGGCGGCGGCAAGTCGGTTCAGGCCGGCTCTTTGCCCGTGTGGGTTGCTCCCGCCAAGGGCCCGAACCGTTCCGCAAAACTTTCGGAACTCGCCACCTCGGGTTCCGGTTCCGGTGAGGGTTCGCTTCGGGTGGAGGTGAAGGACGAGGCGAAGACGCGTGCGGCTGGTGTCGGGGGCGTCCTCGTCGCTCTGACCGATGCGGCGGGCAGCGCTGCTTCGGGCAAGGTCCAGGTTGGTTTCGACGTCTCGGCGTTGGCTAAAACCACCGGTGCCAACTGGGGCGACCGTGCGCGTGTCGTCCGCCTTCCCGACTGTGCGCTGACGACTCCTGGCGCGAAGGGCTGCACGGCCCGTACGCCGGTCGCTTCCCACAAGGACGCCTCGGGCCGTCTGGTCGCGGAGATCGACGCCCCCAAGACGAAGGCGACTGCCTTCAAGTCGGCTCCGTCGGATGCTCCGCAGATGCTGGCGTCGCAGGCGGTTGCGCTTGCGGTGGAGGCGGGTCCGTCGGGTGCGAGTGGTGACTTCACCGCGACGCCGATTGCGCCGTCGATGTCGTGGCAGGCCGGTGCGAATGCCGCGAACTTCACCTACGGCTACACCGTCGAGGTTCCGTCCTCCATTGCCGGCGCGGGTCCGGACGTGGGCCTGGGCTACGACTCGTCCTCCATCGATGGCCGTACGGCGTCGACGAACGCGCAGGCGTCCGGTTTCGGTGAGGGCTGGGACTGGAGTCCGGGCTCGATCTCCCGTACTTACAAGGGCTGCAAAGACGCGGGGATCGCGGAGTCGGGTGACGAGTGCTGGGCCGGGGACATCCTGTCCCTGAACCTCGCCGGCCACGCCGGCCAGATCGTCCGCGACGACACCTCGTGCGTGTATCACCTTCAGGGTGAGGACGGCACAAAGATCGAGCGGCTGACCGGGCAGCGCAACGCGGCCTGGAAGGGCGAGGGTTTCAAGGTCACCACGACCGACGGGACCCAGTACTACTTCGGCTCCAACCGCCTGCCCGGCGGGGATGGCACCGACCCGGAGGCCAAGTCGGTCTCCACGGTCCCGGTGTATTTCAACAGTGGTCAGGACAAGTGCCTGGGTGCTGAGACTCCGGCGAACGGTACGTGGCAGCAGCTGGGCTGGCAGTGGAACCTCGACTACGTCGTGGACCCGCACCAGAACCTGGTCTCCTACCGCTACGAGCAGGAAGACAACTTCTACGGGCGTGGTGGCGGCCAGAACGGCGGCACCGGCACCAACACGAAGTACCAGCGCGGCTCCTACCCGACCTGGATCGGCTACGGCCAGCGTCTGCCGGAGCAGATCACGGCGAAGGGCCTGGCGAAGCCGGCCGTCCAGATCAACATCAAGAACGCCGAACGCTGCGTCGTGATCGGGACCGTCACCTGCACGGACACCGCTCAGCGTGTGAAGGCGAACGCCGCTTCCTGGCCCGACACTCCCATCGACCAGGAATGCCCGGCCACCGGTCAGTGCCTGAACCTCTCGCCGACCTATTTCACGACGAAGAAGTTCACCCAGATCGCCAGTCAGGTCTGGACGGGCACGGCGTGGCGCACGGTCGACTGGTACGACCTCAAGCAGTCCTTCCAGGACCCGGGTGACGGCACGTCCCCGACCTTGTGGCTCGACTCGATCCAGCGCAACGCCAGCAACAGCAAGACCGCGATCAAGCTCCCCGCGGTCCTGTTCCAGGCGACGCAGTTCCCCAACCGTGTCGACGGCGTCGTCCGCCGCCCCGACGGTACGGACGCTTCGGCTCCGAGCTATCGGCGTCCGCGGATCCAGACGATCACCACCGAAACCGGTGGCCAGATCAATGTCGCCTACAAGGCACCGGAGTGCTCGCGTCTCGCGGGGACGATGCCGTCCTCGGAGGACGGCAACACGATGGCCTGCATGCCGGTCAAGTGGTACTTGCCCGGCCAGTCCTTCGCCGACCCCGTCAACGACTGGTTCAACAAGGTCGTCGTCCAGTCCGTCACCCAGCAGGACAAGGTCGGCGGCCAGGTCTCCACCGTCACCGACTACGAGTACGGCGGCGGCATCGCCTGGCACCGCAACGACTCCGAGTTCGCCGACCCCAAGACCCGCACCTGGGACCAGTTCCGCGGCTTCAGCACGGTGACGACCCGCACGGGCAGCGGCAACGCGAGCGAAGCCCCGCGAACGAAGAACGTTTCGACGTATCTCCGCGGTATGGACGGCGACGTCCTCGCCAACGGCACCAAGCGCACCGTCAACGTCCTCGACGCACAGGGCGGGACGATCAAGGACGAAGAAGTCCTGTCCGGCTTCGTCCGCCAGACCCAGACCTACGACCGCGACGGCGTCGACGGAACCGTCATCGGGGACGAGGTCACCACACCGTGGCTCGGCCCGGTCACCGCGACCCGCGCCCAGTCCGCCGGCATGCCGCCGATCACGGCCCGTGCGGTGAACACCGCCAAGGTCACCACCCGGGCGAAGCTCGCCAGCGGCAGCTGGCGCACGAGCGAGCGCTCGTCGACGTACGACACCACGCTCGTCACCCGGCCCCTCCAGGTCGACGACAACAGCGACATCTCCCGCACGGACCAGCGTCTGTGCACCACGTTCGAGTACCCGACCGGCCCGGGCGGCGCGGTCACGGAGCTCGCTTCCCGCACGCTGGTCATTTCCGGTGTCTGCGGGCAGACGCCGACGGCGGCCAACACCGTCGGTGACACCCGCTCGTACTTCGACGGTCTGCCCTACGGCCAGGTCGGAGCGACGGCGGACGGCACGGGTACCGAGGTCCTGGAGAAGTACGACGGCACCGGCAAGCCGGTCTACCGCCTCAACTCCACCTCCACCTACGACACCTACGGCCGCGTCACCAGCAACACCAACAAGGTCCGCACCGACACCGCCCACCCCGGCGGCGCAGTCACCACGACCGAGTACGCGCCGGCCACGGGTGTCCTGCCCGACAAGGTGACCCACACCAACCCGCTGGGCTGGAAGTCCACGACGACCCTCGACATCGGCCGCTCGCAGCCGCTGAAGACCACCGACGAGAACAACCACGTCGCCGAACGCGAGTACGACGCCCTCGGTCGGGTCGTCTCGATCTGGCAGCCCGGCCAGGAACGCGCGAACAGCGCTCTCCCGGTGCGCAAGTTCTCGTACACGATGAACGGCACGAACGCGCCGTCCGCCGTTCTGAGCCAGGCGCTCATGAACGACAACTCCTACACGTCCTCGTATTCGATCTACGACGGTCTCGGCCGGGTCCGCCAGACCCAGGCCAGCGCTCCTTCGGGTGTGGCCGGCCGGATGATCACGGACGCGCTGTTCGACTCCCACGGCTGGCAGGTCAAGACCAGCGCCGCCTACTACACCGACCAGGGCGCGCCTTCCGCTGCCGTGTTCCTGCCCAACGGCGGGGTCCAGCCCGACAGCAAGATCCCGGCCCAGACCGTCTCCGTCTTCGACGGCCTCGGCCGCGTCGCCGCTTCCGTCTCGCAGTCCTTCGGTGTGGAGCAGTCCCGCACCAAGACCGAATACCCGGGCGTGGACGAGACCCGTACGACCCCGCCGGCCGGTGGGTTCGCCACGGCAAAGATCACCAACGGCACCACCTCGATCCTGCGCCAGTACAAGGCCAACACCCCGACCGGTGCGTACGACGACACGACCTACGTGTCCAACCCCCAGGGCCAGGAGCTGTCGCGGAAGGACTCCGCCGGCAACGAGTGGACCTTCACCTACGACCTCCTCGGCCGCGTGGTGAAGACCACCGACCCCGACTCGGGCACCAGCACCACGGCCTACGACGACAAGAAGATCCTCGTCGTCTCCACCGACGCCCGTCTCAAGAGCGCCACCACGGTGGCTGACATCCTCGGTCGTCCCGTGGCGACGTACGAGGGTACGGCCGTCGACCCGGCGAAGCAGATCGCCGCGTTCACGTACGACACCAAGGCGCTGGGCAAGCCCGACACCACCACCCGTTACGTGGGCGGCAAGACGGGCAGTGCGTACGTCACCGAGGTGACCGGTTACGACGGCGGCTACCGCTCCCTCGGCACCAAGGTCACCATCCCGGCGGCGGAGAGGGAACTCGCCGGTACGTACGAGACGACCAACACCTACGACGCCTACGGGCAGCTGAAGACGACCGCCCTGCCCGGCATCTCCAAGGCGGGCCTCGGCGTCGAGACGCTGACGTACGGTACCGACGTCGCGGGCAACCTGACCTCACTCGGCGGCAAGATCGGTCTCGCCCGGACCCCGTACCTCGTGGACATGCGCTACGACCCCTACGGCCGTCCGATCCGCACGACCGTCGGCGACACCGGCATGCAGGTCGTCTCCACAGCCGACTACGACGCAGGCACCGGCCGCGCGGTCCGCTCCACGCTCGACAAGCAGACCGCCGCAACGGCCAGCGTGGATGTCCTGGACTACACGTACAACAAGGCCGGTGTGATCACCTCGATCGGTGACACCCAGGATGGCACCGGCCGTGACCTGCAGTGCTTCACGCACGACTACCTCGGGCGCCTGACCCAGGCCTGGACCGACACCGGTACCCAGACCACGGCTCCCGCGCCCAGCGTGCGCGGCATCGGCGGCTGCACCAACAGCGCCGGCCCCGCCGTCGACGGCACCGGCAAGCCCAGTGTGGGTGGTACCGCTCCGTACTGGCAGCAGTACGAGTACGACGCGATGGGCAACCGCAAGAAGCTGGTGAGGAAGGACGTCACCGGCAACGCGGCCAAGGACGTCACGATCACCCAGACGTTCGGCCCGAAGAACAACGCCCCCTCCACCGACCCGCAGACGGGCGGGGGCACGGGCGGTCCGCACGCGCTGATGTCCTCGACCGAGACCGGCCCGTCCGGAACCAAGGTCACCTCCTACACCTACGACGCTGCCGGTAATACGGCGTCCATCACCAGTACTCCCGGCACCAGGTCCCTGACCTGGAACGGCCAGGGCAAGCTGGACAAGGTCATCGGTACCGGTGAGAGCGCCGGTACCAGCTACCTGTACGACACGGGCGGCAACCAGCTCATCCGCCGCGACGCCGCCAGCACCACGCTCACCCTCGGCGCCGACCAGATCACCCTGGACACCGCCAGCGGCAAGGTCTCCAACGTCCGCACGTACGGCATGCCCGGCGGCCTGACCGTCACCCGCACCACCAGCACCACCAGCGGCTCCGCGCTGACCTACCAGAGCTCGGACCACCACGGCACCGGCGGAGTCCAGCTCAAGGCCTCCGACCTCAGCCACGTCCGACGCGCGAGCGACCCGTTCGGCAACGAACGCGGCACCCAGCCCGCCCCGGGCGCCTGGGCCGGAGACAAGGGATTCGTCGGCGGCACCAAGGAGAAATCCACCGGCTTCACCCTCCTCGGCGCCCGCGAATACGACCCCACCACCGGCCGCTTCATCAGCCCCGACCCCGTCATCAACGCGAGCAACCCACAGCAGTGGAACGCGTACGCCTACTCCGAGAACAACCCCGTCAACAAGTCCGATGCTTCGGGCTTGGAGAGCTGTTTCGGAGCCGGCTACTGCTCGGGCAGCAACGGCTCGGACCTCGGGTCCACGTACGACCCGGAGTGGTACGACAAGCACCCGGGAAAGACCGACGACGGCCCGTCGGACACAGAGCTCAAGACGGCCACGAAGAAGGTCTCCGACGCCAAGAAGAAGCGCGACAAGCTGATCGACGAAGTCATCGACGTGGTCGGTGACCTGATCGGATACAACGACGCCCGGGACTGCTTCACCAAGGGCGACGTGATGGCGTGCATCAACACGGCCCTGAACTTCGTCCCCTGGGGCAAGCTCGTCAAGGCCGTCAAGGTCGGCATCAAGGCCTTCAAGATCTACAAGGAGATGAACAAGGCCTACGACGCCATCCACGAAGCCGAACGCGGAGCCTCCAAGGCCGCCGAGGCCTACAGCACGGCGAAAAAGGCCTTCAAGGAAGCGCGCGACGCCGAAGCCAAGGCAGCCAAATCCGCATCGGAGAAAGCCGCCAAGGAATCCGCAAGCGACAGTGCCGGAACAGAAGCCAAGGCAGTGGCGGACGAAGCCGATGCCGCGAAGGCCGATGGTGGTGACGCCGCGCAGTCCGATGGCGGTTCGGCGCCGGACTCCTCCTCAGGTCCGTCCTGCAAGAAGAGGAACAGCTTCCCCACCGGCACCCGGATCCTGATGGGCGACGGCAGCACGAAGGCGATCGAGGACGTCAGCGTCGGCGACACCGTGATGGCCACGGACCCCCAGACGGGCGAAACCCGCCCCAAGAAGGTCATCGGCACCATCACCACCCCCGACGACAAGGAATTCACCGACCTCACCCTCACCGACGAGGCCGGCCCCCGCGGACCGCCCGCGAAGATCACTTCCACCTCTCACCACCCCTACTGGAGCGAAACCCGCCACCAGTGGATCGACGCCGGCGACCTCAAGGTCGGCGAGCAGCTCCGCCAGCCCAACGGCACGACCCTCACGGTGAATGCCGGCCGTAGTTACCGCCACGCCGTCACCACCCACAACTTCACCGTCGACGACTTCCACACGTACTACGTCATCGTGGGGAAGACGCCGGTCCTCGTGCACAACTCGGGTATTGCATCCCTTGATGACCTGAGAGGCGGATTGTTCTTCAGTACGGTGCTGCAGACCGTCCACGGTGACATAGACATCGGCGCCTTTGTCGACATTGATGGAACGACCCTCAAGCTGGAAAATATCTCCATCTATGGCGCAGATGGTGATCTTGAGCGGGGTTCCGTTGGTCCGCGTGACTTCCTGGCTCTGAGGCGCAAGGTTATTTCGGCAGCCGCCAACCAAGGATTTACGACCCTTAAGATCAACTGGATGCGTACCAGTGAAGGCCCGGAGAACGGTCATACCGGCGAATGGAACATCGACCTGCCCAAGCCGGACTGCTGA
- a CDS encoding L-serine ammonia-lyase: MAISVFDLFSIGIGPSSSHTVGPMRAARMFATRLKKDGVLAQTVSVRAELFGSLGATGHGHGTPKAVLLGLEGHSPRTVNVETADAEVERIRQTGRLRLLGTEIGDGHEIDFDEPNQLILHRRRSLPYHANGMTLFAYDEAGTPLLEKTYYSVGGGFVVDEDAVGEDRIKLDDTPLKYPFRSGDEMLRLANETGLSISSMMLENEKAWRTEDEIREGLLEIWRVMQACVSRGMSREGILPGGLRVKRRAASTARQLRTEGDPMMHRSEWATIYAMAVNEENAAGGRVVTAPTNGAAGVLPAVLHYYMNFVPGADEDGVVRFLLAAGAIGMLFKENASISGAEVGCQGEVGSACSMAAGALAEVLGGTPEQVENAAEIGMEHNLGLTCDPVGGLVQIPCIERNGMAAVKAVTAAKMAMRGDGTHKVSLDKVIKTMKETGADMKVKYKETARGGLAVNVIEC, encoded by the coding sequence GTGGCCATCTCCGTCTTCGATCTCTTCTCGATCGGCATCGGTCCCTCTTCCTCCCACACCGTCGGACCGATGCGCGCCGCGCGCATGTTCGCGACCCGGCTCAAGAAGGACGGCGTCCTCGCCCAGACCGTCTCGGTCCGCGCCGAGCTCTTCGGCTCGCTCGGCGCCACCGGGCACGGCCACGGCACCCCCAAGGCGGTCCTGCTGGGCCTGGAGGGCCACTCCCCCCGCACCGTGAACGTGGAGACCGCCGACGCCGAAGTCGAGCGCATCCGCCAGACGGGCCGCCTGCGCCTGCTGGGCACGGAAATAGGTGACGGCCACGAGATCGACTTCGACGAGCCGAACCAGCTGATCCTGCACCGCCGGCGCTCGCTCCCGTACCACGCGAACGGCATGACGCTCTTCGCGTACGACGAAGCGGGCACCCCGCTGCTGGAGAAGACCTACTACTCGGTCGGCGGCGGGTTCGTCGTGGACGAGGACGCGGTCGGCGAGGACCGGATCAAGCTCGACGACACCCCGCTGAAGTACCCCTTCCGCAGCGGCGACGAGATGCTCCGCCTCGCGAACGAGACCGGCCTGTCGATCTCCTCGATGATGCTGGAGAACGAGAAGGCCTGGCGCACCGAGGACGAGATCCGCGAGGGCCTCCTGGAGATCTGGCGCGTCATGCAAGCCTGCGTCTCGCGCGGCATGTCCCGCGAGGGCATCCTCCCCGGCGGCCTGCGGGTCAAGCGCCGGGCCGCCTCCACGGCGCGCCAGCTGCGCACCGAGGGCGACCCGATGATGCACCGCAGCGAGTGGGCCACCATCTACGCGATGGCGGTCAACGAGGAGAACGCGGCCGGCGGCCGGGTCGTCACCGCTCCGACGAACGGCGCCGCGGGGGTCCTGCCCGCCGTCCTGCACTACTACATGAACTTCGTGCCGGGCGCGGACGAGGACGGCGTGGTCCGCTTCCTCCTCGCCGCGGGTGCGATCGGCATGCTCTTCAAGGAGAACGCCTCGATCTCCGGCGCCGAGGTCGGCTGCCAGGGCGAGGTCGGCTCGGCCTGCTCGATGGCGGCCGGCGCGCTGGCCGAGGTCCTGGGCGGCACCCCGGAGCAGGTCGAGAACGCGGCCGAGATCGGCATGGAGCACAACCTCGGCCTGACCTGCGACCCGGTCGGCGGCCTCGTCCAGATCCCCTGCATCGAGCGCAACGGCATGGCGGCGGTCAAGGCCGTCACCGCGGCCAAGATGGCGATGCGCGGCGACGGCACCCACAAGGTCTCCCTCGACAAGGTCATCAAGACCATGAAGGAGACGGGCGCCGACATGAAGGTCAAGTACAAGGAAACCGCCCGCGGCGGCCTGGCGGTCAACGTCATCGAGTGCTGA
- a CDS encoding APC family permease, translating to MDMSAANKKGLSLFALIMIGLGSIFGSGWLFGAGQAAAVAGPAAIIAWVIGAVFIGMIAMSYAEVGAAYPLPGSMARFGTISHGPVLGFITGWAVWIAIAALIPIESIAGTQYMSSWNFGWAKGLVENGGLTTSGMAMALFLTVALWLACYWSVALLAKANNLLTLVKFAIPVLAVIALITSGFHTGNFTDHGGFAPNGWSAVMTAVTTSGVVFAFNGFQAVVNLGGAAKNPGRAIPLALVGALSLGLVIYLALQIAFIGGVPPEKLAEAGGWSGINFSSPFADLAKMLMLHWVVTMLQFGAFISPSGANIGNVASASYMAQNLADTGFFPKKIREVHPKYGTARPAMWLNLGFSILLLVTVGHSWEALASVVSAAMVVSYLIGPIAVGVFRKTKPELPRPFRLPAAKILCPVTFAFAACALYWSKWPDTGKVVLLTLVAAPIAAVVLKRKGEKNLAKQFAPAWWMIAFLLWLGTLSALGSTEFGGSGFIPGGADIALVAVSALGFYFWAVRSGVKAHYAGLPGPDPVLDAPSREADAADAPERELSHA from the coding sequence ATGGACATGAGCGCAGCGAACAAGAAGGGACTCAGTCTCTTCGCCCTGATCATGATCGGCCTCGGCTCGATCTTCGGATCGGGGTGGCTCTTCGGGGCCGGCCAGGCCGCCGCGGTCGCGGGGCCCGCGGCGATCATCGCCTGGGTCATCGGCGCCGTCTTCATCGGCATGATCGCCATGTCCTACGCGGAGGTGGGCGCCGCCTACCCGCTGCCCGGCTCGATGGCCCGCTTCGGCACCATCTCGCACGGGCCGGTGCTGGGCTTCATCACCGGCTGGGCGGTCTGGATCGCCATCGCCGCGCTGATCCCGATCGAGTCCATCGCCGGAACGCAGTACATGTCCTCCTGGAACTTCGGCTGGGCCAAGGGCCTCGTCGAGAACGGCGGCCTGACCACCTCCGGCATGGCGATGGCCCTGTTCCTGACGGTCGCGCTGTGGCTGGCCTGCTACTGGTCGGTCGCACTGCTAGCCAAGGCGAACAACCTCCTCACCCTGGTCAAGTTCGCCATCCCGGTACTCGCCGTGATCGCCCTGATCACCTCCGGCTTCCACACCGGCAACTTCACCGACCACGGCGGCTTCGCGCCCAACGGCTGGTCCGCGGTCATGACCGCCGTCACCACCTCCGGCGTGGTCTTCGCATTCAACGGCTTCCAGGCCGTCGTCAACCTCGGCGGCGCCGCCAAGAACCCCGGCCGCGCCATTCCGCTGGCCCTGGTCGGCGCGCTCTCCCTCGGCCTGGTCATCTACCTGGCCCTGCAGATCGCCTTCATCGGCGGTGTCCCGCCGGAGAAGCTGGCCGAGGCCGGCGGCTGGAGCGGCATCAACTTCTCCTCACCGTTCGCCGACCTGGCCAAGATGCTGATGCTGCACTGGGTCGTCACCATGCTCCAGTTCGGCGCCTTCATCTCCCCGTCCGGTGCCAACATCGGCAACGTCGCCTCGGCCTCCTACATGGCGCAGAACCTCGCGGACACCGGCTTCTTCCCGAAGAAGATCCGCGAGGTGCACCCGAAGTACGGCACCGCACGCCCCGCGATGTGGCTGAACCTCGGCTTCTCGATCCTGCTGCTGGTCACCGTCGGCCACAGCTGGGAGGCCCTGGCCAGCGTGGTCTCCGCCGCGATGGTGGTCTCGTACCTGATCGGCCCGATCGCGGTCGGCGTCTTCCGCAAGACGAAGCCCGAGCTGCCGCGCCCCTTCCGACTGCCCGCGGCCAAGATCCTCTGCCCGGTCACCTTCGCCTTCGCCGCCTGCGCCCTGTACTGGTCCAAGTGGCCGGACACCGGCAAGGTGGTGCTGCTCACCCTGGTCGCCGCCCCGATCGCGGCCGTCGTGCTCAAGCGCAAGGGCGAGAAGAACCTGGCCAAGCAGTTCGCCCCCGCCTGGTGGATGATCGCCTTCCTGCTGTGGCTGGGCACGCTGTCGGCACTCGGCAGCACCGAGTTCGGCGGCAGCGGGTTCATCCCCGGCGGCGCGGACATCGCCCTCGTGGCCGTCTCCGCCCTGGGCTTCTACTTCTGGGCCGTACGGTCCGGGGTCAAGGCCCACTACGCGGGCCTGCCGGGCCCGGACCCGGTCCTGGACGCCCCCTCCAGGGAGGCCGACGCGGCCGACGCACCGGAGCGCGAACTGAGCCACGCCTGA